In Halobacterium noricense, the genomic stretch GCGGCGTTCGTCGCCATCGGCGTCGGCACGGTCGTCGCGGGCGGCGGCTTCCTCGACTACTCGGCGTACGGCATCCACCACGCCAGCAAGTACGGCATCGAAGTGGTGGAACTGTTCATCGGCGTCATCGTCGCGGGCACCATCACGGGCCTGTTCTTCGCCATCGACGCCGGCAAGGACGGAGGTGACAACGAATGATAGACCTACTCGTCACCCGGGACTACTACGTCGCGGCGTTCCTGCTGCTCGGCATCGGGACGTACGTGATGATAGCCGCCGGGAACTTCGTGAAGAAAGTCATCGGCATGAACATCTTCCAGACCGGCATCTTCCTGTTCTTCATCGCGTCGGCGTACCTCGACGGCGGCAGCCCGCCCGTGCTGACGGACATCGCACCGTACGTCAGCCCGCTGCCGCACGTGCTCATTCTCACCGCTATCGTCGTCGGCGTCGCGCTGACGGCGGTCGCGCTGGGGATGATCGTCCGCATCTACGCGGAGTACGGCACGCTCACCGAGGACACCCTCAAGGAGGTACGTGACAGTGAGTGACCTCGTCGCGCTCGCGGTCGCCGCACCCATCGTCGGGTCGCTCGTGGCGCTGGTCGCCGGCATCGCGCGCTCGAAGAGCGGCTGGCCGGTCGCGGTCGTCGCGTGCGCCGTCCAGCTCGTCGTCGCCGCACAGCTCGCAGCGACGGCGTTCACGGAGGGCACAATCGAGTACGTCGTCGGCGGC encodes the following:
- a CDS encoding cation:proton antiporter subunit C, whose amino-acid sequence is MIDLLVTRDYYVAAFLLLGIGTYVMIAAGNFVKKVIGMNIFQTGIFLFFIASAYLDGGSPPVLTDIAPYVSPLPHVLILTAIVVGVALTAVALGMIVRIYAEYGTLTEDTLKEVRDSE